A region of the Candidatus Methanoperedens sp. genome:
TTATTCGCGAAAAAACTTCAATAATGACCCTGTCTTTTGCCTCAATTATCGTGATAGCATTATTCACATACATATCCGCAAGTTCAGTCGAAAATGATCTGATCTCTTCACCGGTTGCAGCCTGTATCTCTTCTTTTGCAGTTGCCTTAAGATAATTTTTGAGCTTATCTGACATTGTTCCTGATAAGTCGGAGCTAACGTTATCCAGTGTGTTATTTATCTCATCATTTATTTCCTGGTCAAGGGGTATTTCAGAATCCAACAGGAGGCCATTGACATCTTCAATCATTTTGTTCCTGGATTCATCAAGAACAGGTCCCAGCTTTTGATCCACTATCAGGCCAACGGAATCATCAACTGTATCATTAATTATGTTATTTATTTTATTAGAGATCTCCGTCTCTATCACATCACGGGCCGACTCATTGTTTTTCAATTCTTCCAGAGTAAATGAAAAGTTTCCGAACCTGCTGTTATTGAAATTATTCTCGATAATATCCTCCACGCGTTTGCGTGAAATTACGATGCTATAAGGCATCGTGATATATGCTGATTCCACATATGCGTTACGAGGTACAGGTTCCCCGATATCCAGGTTTCCCCCGATGGGGGCGCCGGTAAAAGGCCGCCATAATATTGTGAAATTATAATCATACCTGTCCCCGATTTGCTCATCAAGATAATTTTTCATGATATTTTTTGAACTGCTTGAATAATTTGTCATCATGAAATTCAATTGTGTTCTTGTTCCATTGTAATAAATAACCCACTGCACCGCCGCATTCTCAGCCGCAATATCAGAAAAAGTCTTATGTTTTAATTGTTTCCCTGCAATTATTTTTTTACCTGTTACAAAAACCGGGGAATTATTCAACGGGCCAGCAACTGCATCTAACTGATCGCCTGCCACTATATATTCAAATTCATACACCTTTCCATTCAGAAGCGTGAGCAGTGTATCCCCCGAATTCTCCTGGCTTTTTGATTCAAGCGCCGATTTGACCTGGGTGTTGCCTGTTATTGAAGGAAGAAGTATTACTGCCGAAATAGAGATCATGATAAGGAACAGGAATATATCAAAAGTAGTAGAGAAACCAGCTGTATCTTTATATAAATTGTTCCTCTCATTCTGTTTTGTCATCATTTTCTCCATATTTTAACAGTAAGTATACCTGGCTGCTCCTCTACATCATTGAACCTGACAGTTACAGGTATTGAAGCAGAAACACCGATCTTTGATTCGCCTGAGTCCGGATTTTTGATAATGATATTATATTTCCGGTTTTCTGAATTTGAATCGATCTTGAACATGAAATCGTAATAGGAACTATATTGCTGTAATATTTCAGCAGGGTCGAGATTTTCCAGTTTTTCCGAATCAATCACACCAGGGTAGCCGCCAGTCAATGCACTATCCCTGCCAAGCTTCTGGGCAAGATTTGCTGCATCCTCATAATGCCCTGCGATGAAAGATTTTTCCTGGTATGTCGTATAAGCCTGGGTAATAACCGCGATAAAAACAATAAATCCAACGACAGCCAGAGCCATAGCTGGAAGCTCGGTATAGGGTTCTATCAATCCTTTTTCATCACTGGTAAACGAAGACATAATCTCTTTTTTGAATTTCCGTTTGATTCTTATAATGGATTATTACCTTTTCGATGAACAGGGGCTTATCAAGGTCAGGGGTAAAAGGGCTCACAGCGAGCTCTTTTCGCGTTGATTCGAATATCGCATCTACTTTTTGTTTATCAACCTCAGTATCAAGAGGACTTGATATATCCCCGTTTTTTCCGCCACCTATAGTATCGCTTATATATTTTCGAAAACCGGATGTATTGCCCCAATTACTGTTCGGGGGATAGACGTATGTTATCAAAGGTTCGGCATATATTAATTCCCTGTCTTCCCATATAGAGGAGCTAAGATTTGAATGTACATTAACATATTCCGTGGATATCTCTATTCTTATATCCCTGTTATTCTCTTCGAAAACGTAGTTGTATTTATATCCTGGTATGGTAATACTGTCAACGGCTTCTATTTTTGAGGTTATATCATAGGCTATGGTATCAAGATCCAACCTGCTCTCCCGCTCCTGGAACATCGGGTATATTTTAAAAGCTGTAAGAAGCAGTATTGCTGCAAAAAGGATCAATCCGATCCGCGTAATAAAAAAATCAGCCCATGCGCTGTCATTTCGTACGAATAATGTAAATACTCCGGTTTTATTCGATCCTGACATAAGTACCATTTTTGTTTTTTACAAGTTCCATTGTTAAATCATACTCTCCGGGATAAAGCACGAACGGCCTGTCCAGTTCCGTGGTGTTTGCACGAAAACGTGCTATCGATGATCTTGTTTGCACCCTGCCGTCATCCAGGACATAATAAAATACATTATCAGTATGCAGATTTCCTGCTTCCGGAGGACTAACATTACCATCAGGCATTCCCCCAAAAACCACAAATGCGGCATTATCCGGTATTTCTACATGTATGTTTTCCACGGTTCCTGAGAAGTCGGCAGGATCATCAATATCCCGCGCTCCTCCCTGGATATATATCAAAGAAGCGCTCTTGTCGATTAGATCAAGCTGTCCTTTGAGCTTTTTTTCATTTGCATTATCTATGAAAAGATATACAGCCTTTGCAGATAGGCCGATAATAACCGAAAAAAGAATAACAGTAACCACAAGTCGCATTGGCAGGCCTTCGGCAGCTGAGTCATTATCAAAGAAATTTTTATGTGTCATAAATTTATTTATTTTCCAAAGCAATTTTCCCCAAAAATAGCCTGATACAATAAGAATCTATCTATCCTGATCCATCAAAATCTCTGCTTAAAATCGCTAATATTGCGGCGATCCTTTGCGAATTTGAATAATACTATAAAAATTAATACCCAATTTTTAAAAGGTCTATTCTGTTAATATCTTTTAAATCATCAAAGTGTGCATCATCGGAAACGATCTCATTTAAACCATTCTTAACCATTGTCACATAATGAATTGCATCCCCCAGTTTCCAGCCTTTATTCGGCATTGGAAGTGCTTCAATGAGAATTTCCGGATTAAAGGATAGCAGCATAACTCCATGCTGGTTTATCTCTTTCAATATTCCTGCTATTTTTTGTTCTGAAAGCTTTTTGCCTTTCAGGAACGCATATATCTCGACCATTGTATGAACAGAGGTCGCTGCGATCTCCTTTCCGGAAGCTACGTCTTCAAGGTACATCTGGGCTACGTCTCCCAGCCTGTTATCCCCTATAAGGTTTGCTATGAGTATGTTGGCATCTACGTATTTCATTCTGTCCCCATTGCCGCATATCCTTCTTCTATGCCCTCATCTATCGTGCCTTCGTGCCTGATTATTCCATGTACCCGCTTTACAGAATTTATACTTCCGCGGTGAGGATAAAGTACTGCCCTCCCTTTCTCGATAACGAATTCCACAGTTTCCCCGATATTGATCCCCAGCGCCTTACGAACATCTTTTGGGATAACTACAAGATATTTTTCATGTACTTTTACTTCAGTCATAGTTATACGTATAACGTTATACGATAAAAACTTTATTATGGCATGAAGATACTCCTGATAAAAAACCCTTTTCATCATAACATAATTATTTAACCTTTGGTGCAAGTACTGATTTCAATGATTTATATAAAGAGGTAGGACAATGGTACGATTGGAACGAGAAGGAAATTCGTTCGTATTCATAACAGGGAAAACTCAACCTGTGCAGGATATAAACATCCTGGTAAATGCGTTATCTGAACTTCGAAATAGTTCTCCTGACGCCTTAAAAATAAAAGAAGGGCTTCTGTATATTGATAATTCAAATGAGTCTGATATCCTGGATGAAATTAAGAATATACTCAAAAAAGCCCTGGAGAGTAAAGAATAAACGTATAGATAATTATCCTCTTTTAGGTATTGATGCCAAAATTGTTCCTTATACCTGTCATCAATGTTCTGGATGTACATGATGCGGCAATGAGGGAATGGCTTGGCGGTCTTGAAGATAATGCCATTAAAGGACATCTTGAATATCCATTTAAACTTGAGAGATTTTTTTCTGAAAGCGCAAGGCTCGCATTAATAAATGGGGACAAAGTTCATGATGAAATCCTTTACCTGTTCAATAGTATTGATCCGCAGGCAGTTTTCCTTAATATTTCAACAGATTTCCATGAACTTGAAAATAAATATAATAAACGGATGATCTCACCGTTTGAATTCTGGCTGGAATATTATGAGAATATCTCAAAAGATATAAGCGAACCTGCAAGAACACTTTACAGGATATATTTAAAAGAGACCATTGATAAAAATATCAGGCTCATAGAAAGTAAAGAGCGCCTTCCTTTGAATGTACTTTTTTATGGGCTAAATATAAAATCAAGAGATGAACTTATTCCTGTCTATGATGAAGTCTTCAGCCTTGTCGAGGTATTCACATTAAAAATGGCGCGGGCAGTCAATGAGATTATGAATCTTCGTGAAAAGCCAAGACACCTGTGGCATAGTCCATTCAATTCAGCGCGGATGGGTATTTCATATGAAGAGACTGAAAAATTTTATGATGAGCTCCTGAGCAGGTTTAAAAGGCTTCTTAAATATAAAGCAAGAGATTATTTCGTAAAAAACTTATGGGAACATTCGAGGACATATGCAGAATCGCATGAAAAATTTCTTGATCATAAGATAAATGAAGATGAAATTAAATTTTCAAATATTACAGAATGTATGAAAATATTGGGATTACAGATAGGGCGATCTGAAATTGTGATACTTTGCGAGCCTGTGGATTATAATGCAATTCTTAATTTTTTAAAAAATAATGCGGACCCGGCTTTCTCAGGTTTTTCCATGCAGGGGGTAAGTCTTACCGGGCTATTTGAAAAAATGAAACCATTTATCCAGAAAAACAGGATAATGCAATGTAATTATGAAATTGCCATGGACATTCTCGGGCGTGAAATACCAGAAAGATTCACAGGTCATAGTGCTACTCTTGTCCCGAAATGATTTTTCACCGTGCTAAAAATAGGTAATGAATATTCCCCATATCACAAGAACAATCCCTCCTGCAATAATGAAGCGTGTGAATGTCTTATTGACAAGATCGCTTAGCATTGACGGACCCGACCATTTAACGATTATCATCTTATTCCCTGTACTTACGAGGCTTGCGAGAATTGCAGTTATCGCACTTGTGCTATATGAAATATCGCCGTTCACTGCAAGCGCGGCTGCTGATGCCGTTACTACGGCGCTGCTTATAAAGCCGCCCAGCGCAGTAGCATAAACACCTGCTGCACCAGCCCAGAGGTTAGCATATTTTGAAACGATAGATAATCCTGTAAAGCCAACAGCAAATCTTATCGCGGGTGAAAGCGCGAATGGTGATTGCAATTGGATCGATTCGCTAACGTGTCCGGTGTTTTTTGATCCTAAAACTACAGATGCAGAGTAAATAATGATAAATATATGGGGAATTGCCATCAGAAAGGCTACCTTTCCTGTCGGATCCGCAATAAGGGCGATTATGAGGTTTCGAATAAGCATTGAAGAATTGCACAAAATAATCCCTGTAAAACTGGATTCGGTCAATTCGTGTCTATGTTTTGCCATAGCTGCAAGCGCTGCTGTTGTGGCTTCGCTGTTAACAAGCCCTCCCAGCATTCCGGAAATAGGGACTCCTTTTTCCGTCCCCATGTTTTTCATTATTACAAAGCTGGCAAAGCTAATGGAGGCAACAAATATCACAATTAAAAGGATCGTTCTTGGATTTATGACTCCCAGATAAACTGCATCAGGAGCCAGGGGAAAGAGTATGAAAACAACAGCGAGAAACCGGACTGCGCTTAATATTTCATCGTCCCTGAGTTTTGTTGCGAAAGAATGGAGAGGTTGCTTTTCTGCAAGGAGAAGTGTGATAATAACAGCCCCGGCGATAGCAGGGACGAATTGATCATAAGATATTAAAACACCAAGAAGGAAAGTACAATATAGTGCAATCGGACCTGTTATACCAGGGGCTTTTAATACTACATTTTTAATATATATGTATAATGTTGATATTAATGCAAAAAATGCAAGTGATATAAGAAGAATACCGGGATTGACTTTTAATGCTATGAATGAGGATATCATACCTGCGATACAGGCTATGGTAAATGAGCGGACCCCGGCGATCAATTCTTCTTTCTCAGGCCGCCTGTGTTCCCTTTCAATGCCAATAAGTATTCCAATAAGCACAGCCAGGGCTAATTTCTTAAAGAAATCAAAATTGACATCCATATCATTGAAAAATTGCGGTACAAGATCAAGCATTGATATTCTAATATTAATACTTTTATAAATACTTAATTTCTTTCATCCCTCAAAGAGTCTGAATTGCAATTCCTTAAGTAATGCATGTAAGCATCAACCAGTCCGAAACAGCCAGTCAGCATCATATCCCCGTAAGGAGAAGCAAAACTGAACTCCAGTTTTGAGCCGCGCATGATCTCACGTTGCGGACCCGTGACCAATATTGAGCCAATATTTTCAAAGCCAATCGCTTCTTTCACATAACACCCGTGCCCGCCATCATTAAAAACCTCATCAAACCCGAGTGTTCCATTACATAATCGCATCAGGTAATCATCAAGTTTCCCTGAGGTCATCTGCTGTGTGTGGTGTTCCATTAATGCGATGAGTTTTCCATTATCAATGATCCCGGAAAGTGTGTGGCCATTGCCGATATTTACAACAAGATGCGGCTCGCGGGCACACTCATCAAGAAGTGCTCCCCGTATTGCAGCCATTCCCGTATCCATCAGCATTGCACCAGGCAATGTTCTTTCCACAGCGATCATCCTTGTAAAGCGCTCCGGGATTTTTTTCGTATTATTCGTATATACAAAAGAATCAAGTGTTGCGCCTTTTTCAATGATTTCCCTGAAATATTCAAACCGGAAGACGCGATTGCTTCCGGCCGGAGAAAATCCGTGATCCTGGACAGCTACGGCAAAATTTTGCGGGATTGGAACACCAAAAAGAGCAAAGGCTTCCGTAAGGGCGGCTTTATCTATATCGCACATTTTGATAACCGAAGCATTTAGTTCGGTTACTTCATTCTCTTTTACAATGACAACACCTATTTCCTTTGTCTTTTCAAGATCGTCATTCAGGGTGAGAGCTGCTTTTTCTGTGGCAAAAACTGATAGGTTTGCTTTTAAATGCCTCTTTATTGCGGCCGCACATGGGCCTCCCCCCATTGTTTCACCCGTAAGGACAATATCTTTTTTCAATGCCGTCTCTTCAATGATCCTCTGGGCAATGATCCGGGTCTGCGATGGCAAAACCATCTTAAAGCAATTTTCAATATTCTCATGGCTGTCATAGAGAAGAATATCCTGTGTCCCCATTCCGACATCAATAGCAAGAAGCTTCATCGGAGATCACTTAAGATTTAATAATATTTATATCGAACTATCATTTAGAGCTTAGCCATGATATAATCACTCAGCTTTAAATAACCCGATGAGAATTCAAAGATTAATTGAACGCTCACCGCAAAGAACGCAAAGGGCGCAAAGATTTGCTGCTATGCTTTGCGTTCTTTGTGGTTTATTGTATCGTTTCCTTTCGGGCTAAATATGCATGATTGACTATATCATCGACCTTAATTCTTCCACACTTAAGCTATTGCAGCTTCCCTTACTTTATTAATCTGTGGATCAAGACTTTTGATAATATACTGAATATTATCAACCGCGCTCTCCTCAAAATATGCTTCATTACATTTCGAACATATCCATGCTGGAACATCGTCGATCAATAAATGATAGCCCAATCTATTCAATGCGTATGTTGTTTTTCCTTTTTTCATCTCTCCGCCACAAAAGTGACATTGCATTTTATTTTCTCCGAGTTCTTAGATTTGTTTCCCTTGTAGAACATTCTTCAGCGGCTTTGAACTATGACTGATCGCAGCAATTTCAATAATCTCTCCTTTGATACGATATATTATTCTGTAGTTTTCATATATCTTCTCACGTATATTCTCGTCCTCATATTCAGGCACAATTCGCCCAGCTTTAGGAAATTGAGGAATAGATTTTACGGCTGCATTTATTTTGTTAGCAAAAAGAGTTGCATAAACTTCTGAATCCTTGGCAATGTATTCACATATCTCTTCAAAGTTAGAAGCTGCCTTTGGAGACCACCTTATCTTTTGAGCCATTTGGCCATCCGCTTTTCAACCTCTTCATGAGGTATTCCCTTACCTTCATCAAGCTCCTTCAGACCAGCATCAACCTGCTGCTTGAAATACAGTTCTGCCATAATATCATCGACAGTAATCTCTTCAGGAAGAGCCTCTATCATACGGATGACTTGTTGTTTTACACCATTCACGCTTATTACCTTCTGGCCAATAATTTCTTATTCCTCCTATATCTATCTTATCTCCCCTCTCCTCCTCAACTCCCTCACAGCCTCCTCCACCCCAGTCCCATGCTCTCCCTTCGTTACCAAGCGTGCAACTTTTTTCAGATCAGGATGCGCATTCCCAACAGCCACCCCAAAACCAGCCACCTCAAGCATCTCGATATCATTCGGGGAGTCCCCGAAAGCCACGAAATCCTGCACATCAAGACCCATCATTTGCGCGATCCTTCTCAACCCTGTACCTTTATTGACCTTTTTGCTCTTGATATGAATCGCGAACCCGGTATCAACAATATCCACAGGCGCATTACCCAGGAGTTTTCTTGCTTTATCCACATCGAAATTGCGCCGCAAGCCTATTTCGGTGATCCTGTTCTCACGGTCAAGCATCTCAAGGGAGGAAAAGTGCTGCT
Encoded here:
- a CDS encoding type II toxin-antitoxin system MqsA family antitoxin yields the protein MQCHFCGGEMKKGKTTYALNRLGYHLLIDDVPAWICSKCNEAYFEESAVDNIQYIIKSLDPQINKVREAAIA
- a CDS encoding MgtC/SapB family protein, with translation MDVNFDFFKKLALAVLIGILIGIEREHRRPEKEELIAGVRSFTIACIAGMISSFIALKVNPGILLISLAFFALISTLYIYIKNVVLKAPGITGPIALYCTFLLGVLISYDQFVPAIAGAVIITLLLAEKQPLHSFATKLRDDEILSAVRFLAVVFILFPLAPDAVYLGVINPRTILLIVIFVASISFASFVIMKNMGTEKGVPISGMLGGLVNSEATTAALAAMAKHRHELTESSFTGIILCNSSMLIRNLIIALIADPTGKVAFLMAIPHIFIIIYSASVVLGSKNTGHVSESIQLQSPFALSPAIRFAVGFTGLSIVSKYANLWAGAAGVYATALGGFISSAVVTASAAALAVNGDISYSTSAITAILASLVSTGNKMIIVKWSGPSMLSDLVNKTFTRFIIAGGIVLVIWGIFITYF
- a CDS encoding AbrB/MazE/SpoVT family DNA-binding domain-containing protein, with translation MMKRVFYQEYLHAIIKFLSYNVIRITMTEVKVHEKYLVVIPKDVRKALGINIGETVEFVIEKGRAVLYPHRGSINSVKRVHGIIRHEGTIDEGIEEGYAAMGTE
- a CDS encoding type II toxin-antitoxin system RelE/ParE family toxin, coding for MAQKIRWSPKAASNFEEICEYIAKDSEVYATLFANKINAAVKSIPQFPKAGRIVPEYEDENIREKIYENYRIIYRIKGEIIEIAAISHSSKPLKNVLQGKQI
- a CDS encoding phosphoglycolate phosphatase; protein product: MKYKAVVVDIDGTITYSDRSIDCKAVAALRSLHVQVVVATGNVLCVARTVAKLLGTRGIVIAENGGVVECGKVEADTSHIKECREALEILEQHFSSLEMLDRENRITEIGLRRNFDVDKARKLLGNAPVDIVDTGFAIHIKSKKVNKGTGLRRIAQMMGLDVQDFVAFGDSPNDIEMLEVAGFGVAVGNAHPDLKKVARLVTKGEHGTGVEEAVRELRRRGEIR
- a CDS encoding pyruvate formate lyase-activating protein, yielding MKLLAIDVGMGTQDILLYDSHENIENCFKMVLPSQTRIIAQRIIEETALKKDIVLTGETMGGGPCAAAIKRHLKANLSVFATEKAALTLNDDLEKTKEIGVVIVKENEVTELNASVIKMCDIDKAALTEAFALFGVPIPQNFAVAVQDHGFSPAGSNRVFRFEYFREIIEKGATLDSFVYTNNTKKIPERFTRMIAVERTLPGAMLMDTGMAAIRGALLDECAREPHLVVNIGNGHTLSGIIDNGKLIALMEHHTQQMTSGKLDDYLMRLCNGTLGFDEVFNDGGHGCYVKEAIGFENIGSILVTGPQREIMRGSKLEFSFASPYGDMMLTGCFGLVDAYMHYLRNCNSDSLRDERN
- a CDS encoding type II toxin-antitoxin system VapC family toxin gives rise to the protein MKYVDANILIANLIGDNRLGDVAQMYLEDVASGKEIAATSVHTMVEIYAFLKGKKLSEQKIAGILKEINQHGVMLLSFNPEILIEALPMPNKGWKLGDAIHYVTMVKNGLNEIVSDDAHFDDLKDINRIDLLKIGY